Proteins encoded in a region of the Teredinibacter purpureus genome:
- a CDS encoding leucine-rich repeat domain-containing protein — protein sequence MIPEEITSHDLYRERYHHTEIYRKISEVASDIEYLNFWRKGNSHVGISNLKKINHLTATAVNNSFFKEICELKSLDSLVLANIDIDCLDKLSQLPNLRYLALEKLKPCDGLEGLALLPRLEKLWITESKDITDYSFIKGAKSLIAVGVEGAIWTKQKVDSLEPFSEMPMLEALFMASVQLKDKKLDYVASNPKLKYFSVARFAPKSSFENLYKIRPDLVSQWFERYDD from the coding sequence ATGATTCCAGAAGAAATCACATCCCATGATCTCTATCGAGAGAGATATCATCATACGGAGATTTATAGAAAAATATCTGAAGTCGCCAGTGACATAGAGTATCTTAACTTTTGGCGGAAGGGAAATTCACACGTAGGTATTAGCAATCTAAAGAAGATTAATCACCTGACTGCTACGGCAGTAAACAACTCATTCTTTAAAGAAATATGTGAATTAAAATCTCTGGATAGTTTGGTTCTCGCAAATATAGACATAGACTGCCTAGACAAGCTAAGTCAATTGCCAAATCTTAGATATCTAGCATTAGAAAAACTAAAACCATGTGATGGCCTTGAGGGGTTAGCACTGCTACCAAGGCTTGAAAAGCTTTGGATAACTGAATCAAAAGACATTACTGATTACAGTTTTATAAAAGGTGCTAAATCCCTAATTGCCGTAGGGGTCGAAGGTGCTATTTGGACAAAGCAAAAAGTAGATTCGCTCGAGCCATTTTCTGAAATGCCCATGCTTGAAGCGCTATTCATGGCTTCTGTACAGCTAAAGGATAAGAAATTAGACTACGTAGCATCGAACCCAAAACTTAAATACTTTTCTGTAGCACGCTTTGCACCTAAATCGAGTTTTGAAAATTTGTATAAAATAAGACCCGATCTAGTTTCTCAATGGTTTGAGCGTTATGATGACTGA
- a CDS encoding SIR2 family protein, with product MAGNEIINISLWITDCGLCFSTGSLAPIQISPFNKDVYNLTQYLKLGDDQSPVQLDAHGDNGAFKVVGDCVWAKAEDEITPDFIRSRVEPWLTALFQSEHLNLLVGAGLSAAVQESATGQPPQGMGWIEDLKICRSEINAHVEKAATAAGRNKGNIEDQIRSLNELIKGIEVLTALDRPNQKLLDGLEQLQKELSRALKEFSRSISHGENLIRNSDSDLKTETFNYLVNFLMSFSSRTATRDRLHIFTTNYDRILETGAEIAGLRLVDRFVGSIAPIFRSSRLEVDYHYNPPGIRGEPRYLEGVARFTKLHGSLDWYANEGAIRRFGLPFGAASVEPFLQVEGAGTANYQQLMIYPNSVKDRETSEYPYVELFRDLASATCRPNSTLVTYGYSFGDEHINRVLTDMLTIPSTHIVIIAYADPLGRIMSFIKDSGRQAQISLLLGDHLGGLKTLVDYYLPKAAIDRTSIRMAELLKSRGLYPAAIQSTIGDEE from the coding sequence ATGGCAGGCAATGAAATAATAAATATAAGCTTATGGATAACTGATTGTGGATTATGTTTTTCTACAGGCTCGTTAGCTCCTATTCAGATCTCACCATTTAATAAGGATGTATATAACTTGACTCAATACCTAAAATTAGGCGATGACCAATCTCCAGTACAATTGGACGCGCATGGTGATAATGGTGCTTTTAAAGTTGTTGGCGACTGTGTTTGGGCAAAAGCTGAAGATGAAATTACTCCAGACTTTATACGATCAAGAGTAGAGCCTTGGCTAACTGCACTCTTTCAATCAGAGCACCTTAATTTACTTGTCGGTGCTGGCCTTAGTGCAGCCGTGCAGGAATCTGCAACAGGGCAACCTCCACAAGGTATGGGGTGGATAGAAGACTTAAAAATATGTAGGTCTGAAATTAATGCTCATGTCGAAAAAGCAGCAACAGCTGCTGGTAGAAACAAAGGAAATATTGAAGATCAAATACGATCACTTAATGAGTTAATTAAAGGTATAGAAGTTTTAACAGCATTGGACAGACCAAATCAGAAATTATTGGATGGACTTGAGCAGTTACAGAAAGAGTTATCTCGGGCTTTAAAAGAATTTTCGCGCTCCATAAGCCATGGTGAAAATCTTATTAGAAACTCAGATTCAGACTTGAAAACTGAAACATTTAATTATTTGGTTAATTTTTTAATGAGCTTTTCAAGTCGAACTGCGACGCGTGATAGATTGCATATATTCACAACTAATTATGATCGAATTTTAGAAACAGGGGCCGAAATAGCTGGCCTTAGATTAGTCGATCGATTTGTCGGTAGTATTGCGCCAATCTTCAGATCATCACGTTTAGAGGTTGATTATCATTACAATCCACCTGGTATACGTGGCGAGCCAAGGTATTTAGAAGGTGTAGCTCGTTTTACTAAACTTCACGGTTCATTAGACTGGTATGCAAACGAGGGGGCTATAAGGCGTTTTGGGCTACCTTTTGGAGCGGCTTCTGTCGAGCCATTTTTACAAGTCGAAGGTGCTGGTACAGCTAACTACCAGCAGTTGATGATTTATCCAAATTCAGTTAAAGATCGTGAAACATCAGAATACCCCTATGTAGAGTTGTTTAGAGATTTAGCATCAGCAACATGCCGCCCAAATAGCACCCTTGTAACCTATGGCTACAGTTTTGGTGATGAACATATAAATCGAGTTCTTACGGATATGCTAACAATACCCTCAACGCATATCGTGATTATTGCCTATGCCGATCCGCTTGGAAGAATCATGAGTTTCATAAAGGATAGCGGGCGTCAGGCTCAAATATCTTTATTACTTGGTGATCATTTAGGAGGCCTAAAAACACTAGTCGATTATTACCTTCCTAAAGCTGCAATAGATCGCACGTCAATTCGTATGGCTGAACTTTTGAAATCAAGAGGTTTATATCCTGCAGCAATTCAAAGCACAATTGGTGATGAAGAATGA
- a CDS encoding ATP-binding protein, which produces MRSGLSSEFQKKGVDYFKFQRGSESFPSIGSAILLPTDFQLKSIVESGNNRRVTIGQSPLANNANVAVDPDRLFGRHIAVLGNTGSGKSCSVAGLIQWSLEAAMKSDKKPNARFIVLDPNGEYARALGPSTKFKGRVFKVEAEQGENQLQVPSWLWNSAEWASFTQASPKVQLPLLKRSLRAMRNEEFEFNTNLDLEVKKYLGTILVSLRADKSKGAAALNSFPGVKNLLAKIDAWRQSIEEYQANLTTPHPDLDQLIVDTQSYCNQRSGKYPDYNATVAEIDTLINGIVRSFLSFGGNEDELLPKSEDIPVPFEGGNLVAYLEALAQENGSEQYVEYLVARIRTMLSDTRMKPITNDAEQRVDLAKWLESYIGKDGAGEDDSCVSIIDLSLVPSEITHLVTAVISRIIFESLQRYKRLYNKSLPTVLVAEEAHIFIKRYRDDTENQDVAAVCCQVFEKIAREGRKFGLGMVISSQRPSELSPTVLSQCNTFLLHRISNDRDQEQVHKMVPDNLRGLLRELPSLPSQHAILMGWASELPVLVKMKNLTKEQQPHSDDPDFWDVWTRKDEDGNVVERNADWDEVVKEWQQTQVIN; this is translated from the coding sequence ATCCGGTCGGGACTCTCAAGCGAATTTCAAAAAAAAGGTGTTGATTATTTCAAATTTCAACGAGGTTCGGAATCATTTCCTTCTATTGGTTCTGCTATCTTACTGCCGACGGATTTTCAACTTAAATCAATTGTTGAGTCTGGTAATAATCGAAGAGTTACCATAGGGCAAAGTCCACTTGCAAATAATGCAAATGTTGCAGTAGATCCAGATCGATTATTTGGTAGGCATATTGCGGTACTTGGCAATACTGGTAGTGGTAAATCCTGTTCAGTTGCTGGCTTAATTCAATGGTCGTTAGAAGCGGCAATGAAGTCAGATAAAAAGCCTAATGCTAGATTTATTGTGCTTGATCCAAATGGTGAATATGCACGTGCTTTAGGCCCCTCTACAAAATTTAAAGGCCGAGTATTTAAAGTCGAAGCAGAGCAAGGTGAAAACCAATTACAAGTGCCTTCATGGCTTTGGAATAGTGCAGAATGGGCATCTTTCACACAAGCAAGCCCAAAAGTTCAACTGCCGTTGTTGAAGCGTTCCCTAAGAGCTATGAGAAATGAAGAGTTTGAATTTAATACCAATTTAGATTTGGAGGTTAAAAAGTATCTCGGTACGATTCTTGTTTCTTTGAGAGCGGATAAGTCTAAAGGCGCCGCTGCACTTAATAGTTTTCCCGGTGTAAAAAATCTTTTGGCTAAAATAGATGCTTGGCGTCAAAGCATTGAAGAGTACCAAGCAAATTTAACTACTCCGCACCCAGATTTAGACCAACTAATTGTTGATACTCAAAGTTATTGTAATCAAAGAAGCGGGAAATATCCTGATTACAATGCGACAGTCGCCGAAATTGATACTCTTATTAATGGAATAGTAAGATCATTTCTTAGTTTTGGGGGTAATGAAGATGAGCTTCTTCCTAAAAGTGAAGATATACCAGTACCCTTTGAGGGGGGGAATTTAGTAGCCTATTTAGAAGCTTTAGCACAAGAAAACGGTAGTGAACAGTATGTAGAGTATTTAGTTGCTCGAATACGCACCATGCTCTCTGATACAAGAATGAAGCCTATCACTAATGATGCAGAGCAGAGAGTTGATTTAGCTAAGTGGTTAGAAAGTTATATAGGTAAGGATGGAGCTGGTGAGGATGACAGCTGTGTTTCAATTATTGATCTTTCTTTAGTCCCAAGCGAAATCACCCATCTTGTGACTGCTGTTATTTCAAGGATTATCTTTGAATCATTGCAACGCTATAAGCGACTATATAATAAATCTTTACCAACAGTTCTTGTGGCTGAAGAAGCGCATATATTTATTAAACGCTATCGTGATGACACTGAAAATCAGGATGTTGCAGCTGTTTGTTGCCAAGTATTTGAGAAAATTGCACGTGAAGGAAGAAAATTTGGGCTTGGAATGGTGATTTCCTCGCAGCGCCCTTCGGAATTATCACCTACGGTTTTATCTCAATGTAATACCTTTCTATTGCATCGGATTAGTAACGATAGAGATCAAGAGCAAGTGCATAAAATGGTACCAGATAATTTACGTGGACTACTCCGTGAGTTGCCTTCTCTGCCATCTCAACATGCAATACTTATGGGTTGGGCATCTGAGCTTCCTGTTTTGGTTAAAATGAAGAATTTAACAAAAGAGCAACAGCCACATTCAGACGATCCTGATTTTTGGGATGTTTGGACAAGAAAAGATGAAGATGGAAATGTAGTTGAGAGAAATGCTGATTGGGATGAAGTAGTTAAGGAATGGCAGCAGACCCAGGTTATCAACTGA